The Cygnus atratus isolate AKBS03 ecotype Queensland, Australia unplaced genomic scaffold, CAtr_DNAZoo_HiC_assembly HiC_scaffold_123, whole genome shotgun sequence DNA window ACCATGGTGGAGGCCAGAGGGACCACAGGTGGCCCCCTTGtctgccagcactgcctgcagctccaTGGTGGCCCTGAGGAGTTGCAGAAGcagacctgcagctgcagcGATGCCCCAAAAGAACCTGAGGCAGTGAGGAGGTAAGTGATGGAGGTGCTATGGGGCAGGATTCTCCACGTGGACCATGCCAGCCAGCCCCTAGTGCCCCTACACAAAGCagacagcagaacaaaaaggtGGCTCAGGGTTTACTGGGAAATGACAGAGCGAACAAGGGGACACTGGGAGCCCCCTGCTTCCTACAGCTTACGGTAAGCACCGACAGTGATGTCAAAGAGACGAGCGTTGTAGAGCTGGCCCCGCTTGTCcagcaggaagaagaagggGCGCCCCTTCACCTTGAGGGGGATCATGGCAGGCACCTCGGAACGGTGGGCTCGGCACGAGACGTGGTGCAGCGGCACGGTGAAGGAGGGCCCACGGCCCAGCCCCAGCGGCCCGTGGGTGCTGATAGCCACGGCCGCTCCCCCCCGCAGCAGTGTCACCTGCCGCACGGCGCGCAGCGGGAACACGCAGCCCGCTGCCACGATCAGCGAGCCTAGGGGAGCAGGAGGGTCAGCGCAGCCTCTTGaggccccccctccccccaaaccTCCCAAGACCCCCGgccagcccctcgctgcccaCCTTGTCTGAGCAGAACCCCTgcaccccttccttcccccccagTCTGGTCCCACAGCCCCCCCACCTTGCTCCGaaccacccccagccccctgtgccccccttccccctcccccccagccctcaccccctccccccttccccctcctccccagcccccccccagccctcaccccctccccccttccccctcctccccagcccccccccagccctcaccccctccccccttccccctcctccccagcccccccccctccctgccccctttcccctcctcccagccccccccctccctcctccccagccccccacacccccaccACCCGCCACTGGCCCGAGTCCAGGTCCAGCCGGTACCGAGGGTGAGGCAGGAAGCGGTGAAGCCGAGGCGCCACTTGTGGTCCCGGGGCCGGAGGGGGTCATCGGCACCGGGACCAGGATCAGGACCGGGACCAGGAGCAGGACCGAGATCAGGACCGGGTGCAGGGCGCAGTGCTGTGAAGGCGAAGTGGGCCAAGCCAGCCCAGAAGCACCCCTGCCCCACGCAGAAGAGCCCGACCAGGCGGAAGAAGGGACCGCGCTCGTGTCGGAAGAGCGTCACATCCCTGGGCACCGCCGCCTCCAGCTCCAGAGCCGCTGCCCgtgccgccgccgctgccgccgccgccatgccACCCCTTCCGGGGCAGCCACACCAACACTTCCGGCTGCCAGCTGCACACCGAGGCTCCAGCATTTAAAcgaatttatttatttatttacaaaaacggagagaagaagggggagagggggaataAAACACCGCGAACAAAACAGCAGGAGCCGAGGGGGCACCGCTCACTTGAGAAACGCCACCTCGGGGATTTTGCCTTCCAGCTgcaaagagaaggagaggggCTCAGCAGGGATCCGTGCGTGCCCTCCAagaggggtcctggggggggaCCATAGGCatgctccccccaccccctggGGGTCCTAGCAGGGGGGCACCTGCTCCCCAAACCCACCTTCAGCTGAGTGAAGACCTGCCCAGCCCGGCCGTAGTCCCAGTCATTGTCCTGCAGGCACCTGGGGTGGAAGGAGGGGGGGGACTTAGGAGGGATGCGGGGTGCGGGAGGCCAGGCTGCCTCtgaggggacacgggggggacACACTCACTTCTGGGACCACTCGAGGTTCATGCCTGACTGCATGGAAAAGGCTGccagcatctcctgctgctctgcagagagcgtggggacggggctggagGAAGGGGTGGGTGCCGGCATGACAAAGGCTTTGCGGATCTCCTCTGTGGTGGCGTTGCGAACAAAGAGCTCGTCGTTGACGATGCAGAGGCTGAGAAGGAGGGGAGTGGGGGGGAATAAGCATGGGGCAGGAGGCCGGGGGTGTGCCACCAGCCTCTCTTCCCTCACCCCTTACCCGGTGTTGCCAGCCGGCACAGCGATGAACATGCGGGTGAAGGCACGCACCGAGTCTCGGGATTTGCCGTCCACTGCGGAGAGTAAAGGAGATGGTGAAGGCCGGGGCACAGGGGAAAAGGCTTTACAGcaaggaggggaggcagcccGGCCTCACCTTCCTTGAAGATCCCGTGGACGGCAAAGCACAGCAGCGTGTTCTGCAAGAGAGAGGGTGGCGAGtgaggcagagcccagctcagGGGTGGCCACAGGCGCCGTGGCCTCTGCTCACCGTCTGGGCGCAGACATCCACCACGAAGGAGTTGATGTCGTGCTGGGTCTTGGGGAGCTCATTGAGGAAGGCCACCACATTGAGGCGCGTGTGCTTGAGCAGCTTGAAGCGCATGGCTGGGGGGTGAGAAGagtgctgagcccccccccacGTGGGCCTGGGGTGGTCCAACACAGGGTGGGGGCGCAGCAGGGGCTTACTGGGGTCCTTCAGCTTCTTCACGTTCCTGCTGTCCTTGAAGTACTCGTTCAGGCTGTTCCTGCAGGGACAAGTGGCCGTGAGGGACAGGACGACGAGATGCAGTGCAGCTGCCCTGTCCCGCATcggggggggctcagggggaCATACCTTGGGGGGTTTTGGGGCCCGAAGGGGATGCTGAGTGAGCAGCAGGCGCCATCGTGGTAGGCATcgagcagcccctgcctgtcACTTGAGTCATAGATGGAGTAGTACCTACGCGGGGAGGACAGGGATGGACGGGGGGGGCACACACAACACCACCCCGCCTGCCTCAGGGCCCAGCCCGCACTTACTGCTGTAAGAACCGCAGCACCAGCGCCTTCAGGTCATCGGAGCCGAAGTAGCTGCCCTGGAAAGAGAACGGACCAGCAGTCACTCCCTGCGGGACAGCGGGGCCCCCCCAGGCCTAACCGGGGCTGTAGGGGCCCCCACCACGGCCCTACCTTGCATGGGGGCAGCGTCGTGGGTGCCTCCACATCAAACGCGATGGGTGGCGGGAGCTCGTGGCCGTCCTAGGGGAGAGGCAAAGAAGGGGGTAAGGGGGTcggctccctcctgcctgccccaggaggaCTGAGTGTCCCCCCCCGAAAGCTTCGGCAGGGGTCAGCCCCCTCCCTCACGCACTCACCAGGCGCAGCAGCTTCGGGAAGCGCTCTCTGACGGAGCTGCCGAGAGGGAGAGCAGTCAGCGTGGCGGCCGGGCTGCCCGCTGGGGCCAGGGGCAGCAGGAAAGGCCGCCCACCCTCCCAAAAAAACACTCCCCCCCCTCACCTGCCCTACCCGGCCGCCCTCCCCGGAGCCATGGGGCACACAACAGGGCCACCCCACGTggctgcctcccctctccccgcTGTCACTCCCCCTCTTCCTGGGGGTGCCATACCAGGGGACTGCCCCTGTTCCCAGAGGGGTCTTGGGCTGACGAGGAACCCCGGGCCCCCCAGCCAGCTCAGGACTTACCTGGCTCGTACTCACCTGAGTGCGGGCGCccagagaggaggggaaaagggaggggagacAAGATCCCACTGGTCGTGGCACGGCCACGGGCACGAGCCGCCTGTTTACAGCTGGGGGGGCCCCTCAGCAGGGTGACCCCAATTCAGCAGAAGAGGATGAAGCGGGTGAAGGGACAGAGGGGCAGGCAGCCCTAGGCAGAGCCTCTTCTCCTTTGTGCCGCTCCCTCCCAGACCCAAGAACGTGCCAGGCTACAGGCACGGCCACATCCAGAGCCAAGGCCCCTGCCAGCACCGGGGGCCAGCGCCGGTGCACCCAGGGGAGCTCTGCCCGCAGCGGACTGGGGGCCTGCGCCAGGCCTGGGACGGCCTCCCCGCACCGGCCGCAGCGGGGCGGCAGCGTTTGGCCACTGCACGGCTGTGCCTGTCTTAGGTTGTTCCTCCCATGAGGAATCTTACCCGTCTCTGGCTAGCCAGCCATCATCGAGGGCCAAGCGCGGGCGcggggggcagcagctccacgggggg harbors:
- the TMEM223 gene encoding transmembrane protein 223, translated to MAAAAAAAARAAALELEAAVPRDVTLFRHERGPFFRLVGLFCVGQGCFWAGLAHFAFTALRPAPGPDLGPAPGPGPDPGPGADDPLRPRDHKWRLGFTASCLTLGSLIVAAGCVFPLRAVRQVTLLRGGAAVAISTHGPLGLGRGPSFTVPLHHVSCRAHRSEVPAMIPLKVKGRPFFFLLDKRGQLYNARLFDITVGAYRKL